A segment of the Propionispora hippei DSM 15287 genome:
GGCAAGGGGAATGACTGGATGTTCGGCGGCGCCGGCAAGGACGTGTTCGTGTTTAATAACGATTTTGGCAACGACCATATTGTCAGCAGCAACTGTACCGATACGGTAAAGTTCACTAATATTTTCAATGCCAGTGAGTACAGCTTAAAGCAAAGCGGCGACAGCCTGGTGATTGATTACCGGCAGACAGGTGCGACCAAGACGAATGAACTGGTCCTGGACAACTGGTTTGCCAGCGGCGACCGGGTAAACCAATTCTCCTTCAACGACGGCATGTATACGGTTAAAGATAAACAGTTTGTCAGGGTGGTCTGAGGAACCGTTGGCAGGAAAGCACGGGGGTGGTGTCAAACATATGGTGTGATATAGGCTGCACAAGATGTGTTGCTGGAAGGGGATGGGTGATATCTATGAAAATGCCGGTGCTGTTTATCGGCCATGGCTCGCCGGTCAATATTCTGGAAGACAATCTGTATACCAAAAGCCTGGCAAGGCTGGGCAAACGCCTGCCGGCGCCTGAGGCCATACTGGTTGTATCGGCGCACTGGCTGACAGAAGGCAGTTATGTGACTGCTTCGGCGCAGCCGGAAACTATATATGATTTTTACGGCTTTTCCCCGGAATTGTACCAGGTACGCTATGACTGCCCCGGATCGCCTGTCACGGCAGATTTGGTGGAAACGGTGACAGCGGGGAGGGTCCGCCTCGATGCCTGCCGCGGCATTGATCACGCTGCCTGGGCGGTGCTTAAGCATATGTATCCGGCCGCCCATATTCCGGTTCTGGAAATGAGTCTGGATGCCAATAAGTCGCCCCGTGAACACTATGAGTTGGGAAAATGTCTGGCGCCTTTGCGGGAACAGGGCGTGCTAATCATAGGCAGCGGCAATATTGTTCACAATTTGCGGCGGGCAAGATTTTCCCAGTTGTATGGCGGAGCGTACGCCTGGACACTGGCCTTTGACGGCTTGGTGGAGGCAGCCCTGCTTGCCGGTGACCATGACAGCCTGATTCATTATGAAAAGCTGCCGGACGCCGACCTGGCCGTTCCTACAGATGAGCATTTCCTGCCTTTACTGTATGCCAGCGCTTTACAGGAAACGGCCGATACGCTGAAGTTTACCTGCAAGGATATTCAGAACGGCTCTATTTCGATGCGGGGTCTGATATACAGTGCGCCCAAGGGGGATTGACCATCAATTGCCGTCGTGAAGAAAGTCGGGGAAGCAGCTTGCCCCGGCTTTTCTCATGTAATCGTAAAAATGGTTACCGGGCTCGAAAGACGGGAAAGCCGCGTAGCTTGGATTGATTGGCCGCCCTGTCCGGGCAGGCGTCCCAGGCCGCGACGTAGATTGTGCTTCGATTGCCGGTGTGGCGAGGTGCGGCAGAGCAGATTAAAGCAACGGGGAGATTGGTGAACTGAGCCACAGTCAGCCTGTGCTTTGGCGCTTTGTGGTGGACAAGCTTGCCGGATGTTTTTTCAAAACTGTGAATATGAGAGCAAAGCTGAGCAGCGGGGAAGGAAAGCGGGATAACTTTGAAATTCCTCGGTTTTTAGTGATTTTGTAATTTACTACGTTAAAGTACAATAGGAATAAATGATGATGCAATGGGGGAATGGGTGTTGAAAAAGTGGTTGTGTGCGGCACTTGGTTTGCTGATGTTCGGGATGCTTGCAGCGGGCTGCGGCAATAGCGGGCCCAAAAAGATCGTGGTGGGACTGGACGATAACTTCCCGCCCATGGGTTTTCGGGATGAGAGCAATGAAATCGTAGGTTTTGATATTGATATGGCTAAGGAAGCTGCTAAGCGGGCCGGTTTGGAAGTGGAGTTCAAGCCTATTGACTGGAGCAGCAAGGAAGCAGAATTGAATGGCAAACGGGTGGATGTTTTGTGGAATGGCTTGACGATTACAGAAAAGCGCAAGGAAAATATTGCGTTTACCAAGCCTTATATGGAGAATCACCAAATCATTATCGTAAATGCCAACTCGCCGATTAAAACCAAGGCTGATTTAGCCGGTCAGGTAGTCGGCACCCAGGATGGCAGCAGCAGTGTGGAAGCTCTGGAAAAAGAGGAAGCTGTCCTGAAATCCTTTAAGGAATTAAAAAAATACGGTGACTATGTGGCCGCTTTGATGGATCTGAAAGCAGGCCGTCTGGGCGCTGTGGTTGTGGATGAAGTGGTCGGACGCTATTACATCGCGAAAAAGCCCGGCGAGTACACGGTATTAAACGATAATTTCGGAACGGAAGAATACGGTGTGGGGCTGCGCAAGGATGACAAGGCATTGCTGGATAAGCTGCAAAAAGCGATGGATGATATGAAAAAGGACGGAACGTCCGGCAAGATTTCACAGAAATGGTTTGGCGCGGAAATCGTAAAGTAGAGAAATAGGAATAAAGTGCCGGTGGATTTGGCCACAGGCACTTTATTCGTGTAAAACAGCAGCCATTTTTATTATGAGGTTACAGGAGAGTTTGTTATGCAATATGTAGGGACAATTATTGGACCGATGCTTGACGGGACAGCGGTAACGTTGAAGATGTTCTTTATCACTATTATCCTGGCGCTGCCGCTGGGCTTATTACTGGCCTTGGGGCGCATTTCCCGCTACAGGTTTTTACGCGGCGGGGTCGGCTTTTATATCTGGCTGCTGCGTGGCACACCGCTGATGCTGCAGCTATTGTTTGTTTATTTTGCTTTGCCGCTGCTGCCTTATGTCGGAATCCGGCTGGATGATTTTCCAGCGGCCGTGCTGGCCTTTGTCTTAAACTACGCCGCCTATTTTGCCGAGATTTTCCGGGCCGGCATTCAGTCGATCGATCGCGGACAATATGAGGGTGCCAAGGTGCTGGGCATGAACTATATACAGACCATGCGACGCATCGTGCTGCCTCAGGTCATTCGCCGTGTGCTGCCGCCGGTCAGTAATGAGACTATCACGCTGGTCAAGGATACTTCGCTGATTTACGTGCTGGCAATGAACGATTTGCTGCGTACTGCCCGGGCCATTGTGCAGCGGGATTTTTCCACCACTCCTTTCCTGGTGGCGGCGGCTTTTTACCTGGCCATGACGCTGGTGCTTACCTGGTTGTTCCAAAAACTGGAGCAGCGCTATGCTGCGTATGATGAGTAGAGGTATACAGATGAAAATCATAGAGGCGTATAATATTCATAAACAATTTCAGAAGCTGGAAGTGCTAAAGGGCGTTTCATTAACGGTGGAGCAGGGGGAAGTCGTGGCAATTATCGGACCTTCCGGTTCGGGAAAAAGTACGTTTTTGCGCTGTTTAAACCATTTGGAAACCATCGACCGGGGAACGATCAAAATAGCAGGTGAGACGATGGTTGCCGCCGAACGGGACGGGGACGTCGGCTATGTCTCAGAAGCGGCGATCCGGCGTATTTGCGGCAAAATGGGAATGGTGTTTCAGCAGTTTAACCTGTTTCCCCATTTGACGGTATTGGAGAATCTGATTGAGGCGCCGCTGCTGGTTCAGCAGGCACGGCGGGAAGTTATCATCCCGGAAGCGGAGCTGTTATTGCGTAAGGTCGGGCTGGTTGAAAAAAGGGACAATTATCCGTCAAGGCTGTCGGGCGGGCAGAAGCAACGGGTCGCCATAGCCAGGGCATTGGCTATGAAGCCGGAGATCATGCTGTTTGACGAGCCTACGTCGGCACTTGACCCGGAACTGACCGGCGAGGTGTTGAAGGCCATGCGGCAACTGGCGGAGGAGCATATGACCATGCTGGTGGTAACCCATGAAATGGGCTTTGCCCGTGAGGTAGCCAACCGGGTTATCTTTATGGATAATGGTGAAATTGTCGAGGAAGGAGTGCCGGAAAAAATATTTACAGCACCTTCCCATCCGCGTACTCAGGCTTTTTTGGAACGGATGCTATAAAATACAAGACAGAGGCTTGCTTCCCGGATAAGGCGGGAAGCAAGCCTCTTTTGGTGATTTGGGCCAGACTCCAGGGCATAACCGGCAAGGAGCGCTCTGGTCAGCGCAAGGCTGCTTCGCAGACATTGGCTATTGCGGCGGAACGTGCTATGATGAAAAGAAGTTATTGTGCCGCTAAAAGGAGAAATATACAGTATGAATGGGGACAAGTTGAGTGAGCAGGCGTTTGCCCAAATTATTGCCGATCATGGCGGACGACTGTATCGGGTCGGTGGCTGTGTCAGGGATGCTTTTTTAGGGAAAACGCCTAAGGATATTGATTTTTGTATCACTGGTATGGTCAAGAAGCAATTTAAGCAACTGTTTCCGGCCGCCGAGGAGCAGGGAAAATCTTTTCCGGTTTTCCGGCTG
Coding sequences within it:
- the ygiD gene encoding 4,5-DOPA-extradiol-dioxygenase, which produces MKMPVLFIGHGSPVNILEDNLYTKSLARLGKRLPAPEAILVVSAHWLTEGSYVTASAQPETIYDFYGFSPELYQVRYDCPGSPVTADLVETVTAGRVRLDACRGIDHAAWAVLKHMYPAAHIPVLEMSLDANKSPREHYELGKCLAPLREQGVLIIGSGNIVHNLRRARFSQLYGGAYAWTLAFDGLVEAALLAGDHDSLIHYEKLPDADLAVPTDEHFLPLLYASALQETADTLKFTCKDIQNGSISMRGLIYSAPKGD
- a CDS encoding amino acid ABC transporter substrate-binding protein, translating into MKKWLCAALGLLMFGMLAAGCGNSGPKKIVVGLDDNFPPMGFRDESNEIVGFDIDMAKEAAKRAGLEVEFKPIDWSSKEAELNGKRVDVLWNGLTITEKRKENIAFTKPYMENHQIIIVNANSPIKTKADLAGQVVGTQDGSSSVEALEKEEAVLKSFKELKKYGDYVAALMDLKAGRLGAVVVDEVVGRYYIAKKPGEYTVLNDNFGTEEYGVGLRKDDKALLDKLQKAMDDMKKDGTSGKISQKWFGAEIVK
- a CDS encoding amino acid ABC transporter permease is translated as MQYVGTIIGPMLDGTAVTLKMFFITIILALPLGLLLALGRISRYRFLRGGVGFYIWLLRGTPLMLQLLFVYFALPLLPYVGIRLDDFPAAVLAFVLNYAAYFAEIFRAGIQSIDRGQYEGAKVLGMNYIQTMRRIVLPQVIRRVLPPVSNETITLVKDTSLIYVLAMNDLLRTARAIVQRDFSTTPFLVAAAFYLAMTLVLTWLFQKLEQRYAAYDE
- a CDS encoding amino acid ABC transporter ATP-binding protein translates to MKIIEAYNIHKQFQKLEVLKGVSLTVEQGEVVAIIGPSGSGKSTFLRCLNHLETIDRGTIKIAGETMVAAERDGDVGYVSEAAIRRICGKMGMVFQQFNLFPHLTVLENLIEAPLLVQQARREVIIPEAELLLRKVGLVEKRDNYPSRLSGGQKQRVAIARALAMKPEIMLFDEPTSALDPELTGEVLKAMRQLAEEHMTMLVVTHEMGFAREVANRVIFMDNGEIVEEGVPEKIFTAPSHPRTQAFLERML